In Desulfobacter hydrogenophilus, the genomic stretch TTCGCCCCGGCCGGTTTCCGGGTTAAAATACTTACAATATACAATTTCCCCGGCAGTGTTAATGAATAATAGAAAATTAACATGTAAATTGGCCAGCGTTGAATCCATGAGATTATCGTCAATATATTTTTGATTCTTATGTTGAACAAAAAAGTAGGTATCATTGCAGGCAGCCCACTCACCGACAATGCTTTGCAGGTGAACCAGTTCATTATCAATGATCTTTATTGCCTGATCCATGCTTAAAAGGATATTTTCCTTTTCAAGTTTTGCATATCCCCCAAGCAGGATCTCGCTGGTGATTGAATATATAATCAAAACCATCAAGATGAATGTCGTGCTAATCGTTATTAATGTTTTTTTCCGCAGTCCCATCGGATAACCCTCTATGGTTGGCGAACGATGCTTTTGTTGATGACACGGTTTTTATGTATTTAAAATACAATTAGCGTCGCAAATCTATGCGCCTAATATCATGATAAAATGCCGCTTTCAGATTCAATGCTTAAATTATATCTCATATTACACTGTAAAACAAACGCATTCCCATTGCATGCCTGTCCTGAACAATTTTGGAGTGTGGACAATGGCAGCAAAGTTTTCGGATGAGATGCTTTAATTTTGTGGTTGGAAGTCAAAATCCTTTGACTCGTGTTGCATTTCGGCGTCTTAATTTTTAATATGAAAAATAAATTCATAATAAAAATTAAAAATTTAACCATTTTTTTTGCTGGATGAATAGATAACTATGCAGAAGTTTTTAATCAATAAAGAGGCGTTAAGCGCAGATAAGGTCGTCATCCATGGTCAGGATGCAAAACATATACGCAAGGTACTCAGGCTTAAACCAAAAGATACCATTTCCATGACCGACGGCCATGGTACTGATTTTACGGGTTGTATTAATAAAGTCTCTCCTGAATGTGTGGAAATTTCAATTCTAAGTGAGAAAAAAAGCCTCACGGAATCAAATCTCGATCTAACCCTGTGTACGGCCATGCTCAAACATAAGAAGATGGATGAGATCATCAAGCAGATTACCCAGCTCGGGGTAACCCGTTGGATTCCTTTTTATTGTAAAAGATCCATTCCATTGTCAGGTCAAAATAGGGAAGAGAAACAGATTGAGCGATGGCAGACCATTGCCAGGGAGTCTTTGAAGCAGTGCCGGCGATCCTGTCTTGTCGAAATTATGCCGCCCATGGATTTTCAACAGGTTCTGGCCTTCTCAAAAGACTGTTCACACAGATTTGCCTTCTGGGAAGCATCGGATCGTCCCCTTGCCGGACCGTTCCCTGGAGAGAATAACAAAGCGGTTGTCTTGATCGGGCCGGAGGGCGGATTTGAAGAAGAAGAAATTAGGCGTGCCGCTGAATCCGGATTTATGAGCTACTCTCTTGGGCCCAGGATTTTAAGGGCAGAAACGGCAGCGGTCTGTGCTTGTGGTTTAATCCAGTATCTGCTTGGTGACATGGGGTGTGAGAGTTAAAAAAATATTTTTTAACTTTTTTCTTGACTTGAACGGTTAAAGAACATATAAAAACTCTCGTTGTTTGACGTGCCCAGGTAGCT encodes the following:
- a CDS encoding RsmE family RNA methyltransferase is translated as MQKFLINKEALSADKVVIHGQDAKHIRKVLRLKPKDTISMTDGHGTDFTGCINKVSPECVEISILSEKKSLTESNLDLTLCTAMLKHKKMDEIIKQITQLGVTRWIPFYCKRSIPLSGQNREEKQIERWQTIARESLKQCRRSCLVEIMPPMDFQQVLAFSKDCSHRFAFWEASDRPLAGPFPGENNKAVVLIGPEGGFEEEEIRRAAESGFMSYSLGPRILRAETAAVCACGLIQYLLGDMGCES